A region of the Antedon mediterranea chromosome 4, ecAntMedi1.1, whole genome shotgun sequence genome:
acTTGTGTTATGGAAATGtcgctcgagttgagtttacacatcgctcgtgttgagtttacacatcgctcgtgttatgttgacatcgctcgagttgagtttacacatcgctcgtgttgagtttacacatcgctcgtgttatgttgacatcgctcgtgttgagtttacacatcactcgtgttatgttgacatcgctcgtgttaagtttttacacatcgctcgtgttatgttgacatcgCTCGTGTTGAGTTTTTACACATCCCGCGTGTTGAGTTTATAAACATCGCGCATGTTGAGTTTTTACACTTCGCACGTGTTGAGTTTTTACACATCGCACGTGTTGAGTTTTTACACATCGCACTATTGAGTTTATACACATTGCACGTGCTGAGTCTTTACACATCGCGCATGTTGAGTTTATACCAGTGATAAAGCCGAAGGCCGGATGGCAATCTATAATGTTATCGCAGTTCAAAAAGTGATTCTCCATGGAGAGGGAACCAATAAGATGGCGACTGCAATCAAGTTTTTACGCATCTCTCAGATCATCATGCAGAGAAGGAGAGGAGGTGTGGTTAGAATGTCCCGTTCTCGTCCCTTCTTCTCTTGTCATCAGAGAGAGTAGAAATCAGAGTAGAATGAATACAATGAAGGAATGTTGCTACTtattatacccctttcacaccaaaagcaaaactccggagacaccccggagttgacgccccgcagtttggtgtgaaaggtaaaatcaagcaactccggagtttaaaactgcggggttgaacagctgaacattctccggagagcgaactgcggggacatcccggtgttttggtgtgaaaggtaccaacatcaaactccggagtgtttcgggtcaaaaggtcatcctcacacgatcactcattgctttagttttatttaaatactttaaatatttgtacaaaatatatagcgggtttaaaaaataataagtagtatcaataaaatattatattacttctgagacttttgaaagtaattattaaattaaaaatattgttaattaaaattattctaatgatcgttgtgatgtaaacaaacaaaatagaggtcgacatttacaattttattttataaaccccggtgttgctaggttggtgtgaaaggggtatctccggagtttctcgacgttttgaatggtcataaaccccggggtgtctccggagacactccagagttttggtgtgaaaggggtactAGCTAGTAGAAATAGGGGTCCAAATAATagaatacaggtcaacccgtacccatacCAACTCTTATTCAAATTTTGGCTCACTCGTACCCAACATTTTTTAGCTTGTCCGCCTGTAccatcataataattaatatagtcATAGGTCCAGAGCCAAATCTAGCTACAGGCCTATAGGCTACTTTCTACCAGGCTGATAGTCTGATAATGGTACTGAGCTATCATACCTAATAGAGTACTGTATTTAGTTACAGTAGGTCTAACTTTGGTACATACAAAGGCATAGGTAGCCTTGCATGGTACACCTAGGTTGTCCTCGGTAggctttgtttttcttttgacaATCTAATAAGGGACCCTGCAACACTGGAGACAGAGAAGGAATGATGATAATCAGacttaaatgttttattttagagATTACTATTTCATTTCGCATTACATTGTCACTCACATTTCACTTTTCAATGTCTcaacaattttgtatttttatttttcaaattttacttGTTTTACAAAAGCGTAGCTAAATTATACaatgccattaaaaaaaattatcatgatagtaataaaaaaaaatattcaactcGCATACATACTAACCCTATAGTATAGCAGAACATACACGATACTCCTATCCTATATGGGATATTCAAAAATTGTAGTTACTGTATTGTTCCtaataaacgccccgccacTAATGAATGCTCAATAAATATGCATGTGTATCCAGTCCATAGGAGCCATAAAATAGTAAGAAGCCAAATTTTTTTCACAATGATGTACCCACCTACCGATGTTTGTAAGCGCCTTATACTCTACCTTTTAATAATAACCAAACTAGGGTAATTTTAAGCTAGGCCACAGCCTTTCGGTTCTGCTTTGTTTACTTCCGCTGCGTGTCGCGGGAAAGATTGCTGCTTCAGCACACTAAAATACGCTCGATAAATCCCGCTCAACTATTGTTTCTACTGTACCACCGTacagctaggctaggcctagtatgttgataaacaagcttattaaatttcttcgGTATATTTCTATCTAACAGAGTTAGTGTACACTTGCGTTTTATAAACTCTCGACAAATTTAAATCACCGACAAAGTTgttaaatcgacttttaaatcTGTTATAATTCtacaataaactagatttaattcgtcactatgacaaATTATAAgttatatgcattcatttaaataaagataattgattttcaaataatatattgattgattgattttctcagaattttcaataatttataataattatattataggatcttgctaacgcgaatacagtagccggtatcacaatccgatcaaagatccctctgtgTATAATGTCAtgaaccacatttgttgttacataataataaagacataagttactttttatctagattttattataaatcatgtgtactatacactaagaaataaaattgaaccaACAATACGGATAATTGGATAATAagaaaaaatcttatttcgtttcatttcctaaggtgagactcgatttcggtaccttgaatgccatagacatgagcacagaccaccgagtcatacacaactgactaaagaGTTGTAGAAAGAATCCtctgtgtatttactatgcagtaaccatattttagattattacatactgcaatgaattataattttttactatgatgacattttaaaaaatttcaaaaaaatgatgcactgtcaaactatatatttttaacttgaacattttaaataaagaaagttaatgttaagtttgttatttcggagagtttgtttgattggagaaattaatttaaaaaaatttaaaatgcaattaatgatgacttaatcaactggCCACTTCTTTGAGTTGAGATAATACGTAAGAAAGAACATGGAAGGCTTGTTGTAATCATTCAACAATCGAGATAATTTATTGTGTAAATTCTCCATTATAGTTGTGTAACTTCTTATACGCTGGCATCGTCTCAACTAGCCACACTACTGTAGCCAGTGAGATTTCTATTATACGTCGACGTCGCCTGGcctggcatttatgcaaatctGAAATCAACTTAGATAGGCATACGTTCTACAACAATTACGTAATCATTAGCCCGTTTACGCATACACTGCCGTTacattcataataaatcattcatatgatactgtacatacacttcaagaaaatgaaatgaaaaataggtgttcccgagcattctgacgatctatattttaaatttttaaattctaCATATTCGAATCTCTTCAACGTggtaatatgttgttgctcagacaattttctttcgaaattgctatctttgtGTTTCATTTTTGATAACCTTCCCTCccaaaattgctatctacgtgtttcattttgatgacgtgtttcatttcatttatttcgtctcacataattataacaaaaaataattgaaataaatgaaatgaaatggaaaaaaaaataacaaacaatacagAGAGACAGTATTCCCAAAAGCGAACTAAATCAAACTATCAAGTGGGTCTCCAGcaaaacaaaatcaatcaacaataaaatacaaaattacaacattaaaaacaacGTGAAGattaaaaaagtacaaaatatctATACAAAAGTTACCCAagacattatcattattattattattgttattattgttattattattattattattatttttattatttttattattattattattattattattattgttattgttattgttattgttattattattattattactgttataaTTATCACAGATATCAAATGAAGTTTCAATTTTTCGCAGATTAATGGCCGATAGTTGTAAAAGAATAAAAGGAAATATTTagcttaaaataacattttaatttattagtaAATAAGCCTAAGTTAATCGGGAGCGTATTTCTAAGATCCTGAGGCAACCTATCCCATGAGCGTTGAAACTGCTTAAATGTAGACAATTTAGAATTGTCAGTCCTACCAAACTTGTGAACAAATCTTAGATCATTGTCACGCCTGAGGTTAATCTGAACAAAatcaaaaattttaaaattatatttgttatagaGACATTTGGAAACAAAGGAAATCAATAGGTAATTTATACGACCATCAAAGGACGGAAGACCAAGAACTCCAAGTCTCTGCTCATAAGACAGGGTGCCCCAGGATTTAGGTATACAAACCCTGGTCATGCGGCGTTGAACCCTCTCTAAAGATTCAATCTCTCCCTTTCGATACGGAAACCACGCCGGCATCCCATACTCCATAATAGGTCTAACAAGAGCAATTAAAAAGCTTTGGGATAACGATGTGGTTTCTAAAACGCACGACCCTCATGATAAACCCCAGAAGCCTGGACGCCTTAGCCTTAACATTTGCGACATTGGTACCCCATTCAAGCTTGTGTGTAAAGGTAATcccaatatatttaaaacactCCACCCTCTCAATAACAATCTCCCCAATTAGATAATTGATTGCACTGTTCTTAAGTTTGGCTGATCTAGTAAACCGTATGTGCTTACATTTAATAGGATTAAGCGGTAATTTATTAAGAACACTCCAATTATAAATTTCGTTTATGTTGTTCTGCAATGCAGCACTGTCTTCGGTAGATCTTATTGCCCTGTAGACTGCTACATCGTCGGCATAaagtaaaatattcattttgatgacgtcatcatgttaaaaattggataaaaTGGTGGGTCCTGTGTTTACCTATTCTGCACtatatgtagtacgtatacagtgtatactgtatatttagaCGTGACACTGACAGAAAATAGAGGACaaactaacattttattttcttcaggtcACACTGGCATTATCATTTTTCTGTGcacaatattctaacgtatgacgtgcacatgGTGTTTGCACAGCGGATAACTTGTacatagtgacgagttcaaatctattTGTAATTAAGATTCTGTACTGTTCTTAATATCTGCAAGCATAGAGTATCAGAGATGCCAAGACCAAGCACTTGATAATCTTGATGGCATCAAAACCATAGTTGATGATATCTTAGTAATTGGTAGAGGAAACACTATGAAAGAAGCTATCCAGATCACAACAAAAACTTGCAAAACCTCATTAAACATgctttacaaataaaattaaacaagaaaaaattaaaagctTGGACTTTTACAGAGATTAAGTTTATTGGGACACTGAAGCTGAAGTATTATGATCCTACTATGGTGCTTGAACAcgttgttttattgttttattaaaatactaaattacagctactacagtatatgaataaagcgaaataaaaaaaaaactttatttatttggGTGTAGTTCCTGATGAACCAGAGGGGTACCATCACGTAACAATTGTTCAAGATAACACGGCCATGGGGGACACATTTAGAACAGTATTTCATTTTAACAaactacagtagtacagtattttacgaacctttttgttgatttttgtgCTGTTTAACTATTTGTGACTCTACACCAGTGGACAGGGCCTGctggcgattttttttttcgtacataagttggggacccctcatgaaacgtcacaaaataaacatgaataattcatcatttaaaattaaaattatagtttctattaatactattaggcctaattattagtctctaaacccatgtctattctagtagtagctgtgtgggtgtgtgtgacgtgtgtgtgttagatATGACCaaactatctttggtatgacacaatccgagtaataagtcagcaaaattaaacaataaacattacagaaaaatacattttttattctgtgagtcaaatcttcccatctcatgtgttcatatacgcgcatttttaaagttcctttgagtacatgcatattgtttgataataaaatagcagaattaaaaaaatacattgcacaaattatacacattctttattcttgtgggtctaagctttctttgggctatgtccaatgaattactacttagtttaatgtcttgcctagctgtcgattagcctcgactcgacacattttgtgtgaagaagagtgcgcgaaggcaatcacgtgaattgacttagaatcctaggcctactgtagaaagaaagtatcgtatcgcagttgtgtaatcacttcttgttgctatacgcttgggtgcacacggaacaacaaattaaactgatgaattattcatgtttattttgtgacgtttcatgaggggtccccaacttatgtacgaaaaaaaaaatcgcggcctgctgtgtattttaaataaaattttattttatacacatttTGATTTCTAAATTTGTATTTTCCAGTCGGAACTAGGAAAATCTCTGAAACGAGGATTCACTTTACCTTCAGAAGAATTCACATTTGGGCGTGCAAACCAATCCAAAGATGGGGGTGCTGCAGAGGCAATAACAGGCTGGACACCACTGGCATCTATACCTCCTGGTAAAGGAAGAAAGGAAAAGAAACAAGAACGTGACTTTATTGCATTGAACAAAGCATGTGTGGGTGTAGGCCTGATTACAGCACAAGAACATTTTCAATACAGAGCAACTCATGATGTCAGGAGACAAGCTtcagaagaagaaaaaaataaaacaaagattaaAAGAATTCCAGCAACAGTCACATTTGGTGTCCCTACAAGGTATTATGTTAAGCAACATTGGGCGCGGTTGCATTTTGGGATGGGAGACCGTTTGGGAATATCGCATTGGGTGCTCTATCAGAGAGGATAGTGTAATGATGGGAATCGGAATAAGTGATATTCAGTTATCTTTAATTGTAACTTGCAATTTGCTTGGCTGCGAACAGTTATAGGCGTGCTgttttaacaacaaacaaagtgataattattaaattattgtaatattttttttttcagaccaTCTACACCAGTTTTTGATCTGATTGAACATAAGTATCAAGATAGGTGGTTGCAGGAGAGGAGAAAAACAGAATTAGCAAAAAGAGAACGTGTTGAAGAAAAGGTAATGGCAGTTcaacatattattttgttgATGATACAATATCtaatatattaaatgatttacTAACTAGAAAGCTACTCTaggagtgcatacctccgcctactgtaaaattcttctacataagatttctcggggaatataataatatatatttatgtgtgtcttaacacgttcactgccacggcgtgtcgctacttgccaagacgtaatactacgtcaaaatcgtagcacttttgtattgtatgtagaatcgctggcagtggtgattggaacaggaattatcgcatggcagttGATGTGatgatgtacgtaaacgataatctaaaaataaatgtcatatgtttgtttgtgtttattccctcatgcattgaatatggttgatacgatggcgccctcacactcaatataatcatctcaaacgggacttggcactgggacagaaattacggaaaatgccttggcagtcaatgtgttaatgctgtttgtgactTATGCTAAATTTTTTTTCCCTGCAAGCATGTGTGTATGccagtttggtgtaatggttatgtatagcctttcaattaacaatagcttcagttgactaacaatagaacagcaacgcgaaaatcaaacgagtgaatttgcaaagaaataggttttttaaactacattaaatcaaatcaatcaaattatgttttaaaattacaaatcacaaattataactcttgcctcttgtacaaaaatgaagttttttggacaagtagagaaaatgcaattttactTGTTAcgtaagactgctcgccggcttttgaaaattctgtcctatcttttaacacttagcaggtctgaaaagtatactaaaaagtggtccagaattgggaccatggtcccaaaattaATGGAATGGTTCTTGACcaatatctatctgtatattcattttggtaaagatcttataattactttttgagtaatcctgctaacaaacaaacacatgcGATGGAATTacatacctccttggcggaggtataTAATGCCATTAAAAAAGCCACATGACATATCTACCCTCTGCTGGCACAACACAGCAACTCAAACCGTGCTATATTCCCTGTGTGAcaacctaatttgcatatcaaaGATGCACATGGAATAAAACATTGGAGGTCAAAAGAACCGACGCTTGATTCTCCTTTTATTGTTTTCTCCGTAACAACACTCATCAAAAATCAAAAAGTcggtttgttcttcctatctaatcgGTGTATTCGGTACCTCCCGGAAGCGATTGGGGATTTGAACtgcataaaataataaagataatgTTACTAAACAAACTGATAATCAACATACCGGATAGCAGAACATAGCGGATACCCTGCACCAAGAGTATCCACTTATTACAGGTTTTAGCTGTATATAATTTTCATTATACTGTACTCTATATACTatggaatattttttatttattatttcaattctcccagagggcccagttatgatcagtggcctATTAAAAAATCTGTTAGCATGCCtgatccgcgcaaacgcaacatggaCGTATTAATTCATCATTAAAATATGAACACCAAAAATGACTaagccatcctatgacatgaagtAAATATGACAGTGATGAATTGTGTCTATTGCCATGTTTCCGCAgcgaaaacaaaaattgttggttaaattttaatttactaattaaaGATGCATGATCAGTCAAAACCAAACAACCAATCACAATGCAATAATTTGTCCTTCAGGTCAATGGTTAAAAATTATCACATTTTAATGAGATAATTATTGGTAAATTTTTCTCGAGCGGAATTATTCAATTCATCGGTTAATTTTTGGCTGcagtatatattatacaattagcTTTGAAGGGATTACGATCCatcttttattcaaatttttaacatgatgaagTCATCAAAATGACATATGAAGATAGCTATTTCGGAAGAAAATTGTCTGAGCAATTACGTTACAATTTGAAAACATTTGGGAACATAGAAGCAAGATGCAccctcttttaaatgtgatgaactttTACAAAGGAGATGAAAATCCGAAAATTTGAATACAACtgaccatatgatgacgtcacaaaatccgatattttttataattaaacataTTCCATAATAAGCTTTAATCATGAGGGattgaaatatactgtaaataggaAATTCAGTAACTCGTGTTATTCTAATTTTTTGATGTgaacataataaaaattaaatttgtttcacTCATATGAATTGATTGAGAAAGATCATATTAAAATCGAGAAGAAAATAGAGGTACACATCAGCGCGATGCCCTCTATTAAATGGGATTATCTagtaaaaaagagaaaaaaaaatcctattttaATAATATGAGTGGCCATACAATGATGTTGAAACATCCGCTAGGTAAAAATGTTACATGAATTCATATGTTAAACAGGGTCTTTGTTTTGCATTAGCAGTTCCAAAGATTTTCCCCATGATACAGTATAGGGAATAATTCATTGTCTGAAAGTACAATTTTAGACTAACATGAAACATGTATGtcattttagtgtcaaatttgTAATCAATTTCATTTACCCTCAATTTTTAATACTATACATACGTAAGTGCGGCTACATGATTTGTGAGTGTTTTTCCAGCAGCTACCCTAGCAGCGCGATGATATATCATTTTCGATTACTGCATGAACTAATTCCAGGATTTGCCGTcacatcatgaatattcatgttagGATT
Encoded here:
- the LOC140046611 gene encoding cilia- and flagella-associated protein 77-like isoform X2 codes for the protein MSELGKSLKRGFTLPSEEFTFGRANQSKDGGAAEAITGWTPLASIPPGKGRKEKKQERDFIALNKACVGVGLITAQEHFQYRATHDVRRQASEEEKNKTKIKRIPATVTFGVPTRPSTPVFDLIEHKYQDRWLQERRKTELAKRERVEEKETAQKGIYETRASSLRKYCPPVDAPPLWHMSRFREVLPHLETFRSIKTKDRSFKHHAYDCTARTGVFGHGIYESAKS
- the LOC140046611 gene encoding cilia- and flagella-associated protein 77-like isoform X1, producing the protein MSVGVFDTDVLYDNPLLRKSELGKSLKRGFTLPSEEFTFGRANQSKDGGAAEAITGWTPLASIPPGKGRKEKKQERDFIALNKACVGVGLITAQEHFQYRATHDVRRQASEEEKNKTKIKRIPATVTFGVPTRPSTPVFDLIEHKYQDRWLQERRKTELAKRERVEEKETAQKGIYETRASSLRKYCPPVDAPPLWHMSRFREVLPHLETFRSIKTKDRSFKHHAYDCTARTGVFGHGIYESAKS